The following is a genomic window from Verrucosispora sp. WMMD573.
TGGTGCAGGCACCGGGCGGCCGGGTGGGCGTGCCGGAGCACCTGCGCCTTGAGGTGATCGACTCGGCGAAGGAGTGCCCGGGCGAGTGCATTCACGTCGTACGCGGCAGCGACGGTGTCGAGGTGGCCGGCCCGGAGGCCGAGGACTGACCCGCTGATCCCGGAATCACCCGGTCGGGCTACAGCAACGGACGACCGACCACCGAGGCGACCAGCCGGGCGAACTCCTCCAACCGGGCGATCTGTCCGGCGCCGCCGTCGTCGAGGGTCTTGCCGAAGCGCAGCGCGTCGTGGCGCGGGCCGCCGGCGGCCTCCTCACCCGGCGGCGACTCGTCCAGCGAGGTCAGCAGCAGGTAGACGTCGATGCTGTCGACCCGGATCTCACCGTTGTCGTGGCGGAACAACCGGCGTCGGCAGCCCACCTCGGTGACCGAGGAGACCGGCACCACCCGCAGCGAGGAGGTCATCGAGCCCGGCGGCCCCTCCCCCGGCGGCACGTCCTCGCCGTGCCAGAGCACCAGGCGGCTGCCGTCGCAGACGACGACCTCCTGCCACACGCCGTTCACCTCGTTGACGAAGCGTTCCAGGGTGAAGCCGAGCACCGACGCCCCGCGCAGGACGCCGCCGAGCGCTTCCAGGGCGACGTCGGGGTCGCGCAGGTAGGCGCGCGCCGCGGATTCCAGGTCGGTGTACGGCGACCAGTCGGGAAAGACCGCAGGCAGGTCGCCACCGCCGAAGCCGGGACGGCTCATGCCGGCCCTCCGCCGCGCTGGGCGCCGAGTTGATGATTCGCTCGCTGACGCTCACTCATCGGATCACCTCCGCCGTCACGGCCTGTCCGTCTCCTGCGCCATGTCGGGTCGTGTCTGCTCGGCGGGCGCCTCGTGCGGCACCGCTGTCGCCTGCCGGGCCGCCTCCGCCTCGCGCAGCGCCTGCCGGCGTTGCGCGTACGCCTCGGTGCCCTTGCTGGGCTTGCGGCGCCGTGGCGGGGCGGTGACTCCGGGGGCGAGCTTACGCGCGGAGACGAGGAAGGCGGTGTGGGCGATCATCCGGTGATCGGGGCGGACCGCCAGCCCTTCGGCGTGCCAGTCCCGGACCAGTGACTCCCAGGCCCGGGGCTCGGTCCAGCCGCCGCGCTCGCGCAGCGCCTCCACCAGCTCGGACAGCTGCGGGGTGGTGGCCACGTAGCCGATGAACACGCCGCCGGGCAGCAGCGCGCGTTCGACCATTTCGAGGTTCTCCCAGGGAGTCAGCATGTCCAGGATGATCCGGTCGAAACCGGTCTCGCGGCACGTCGCGACGTCACCGACGTGCAGCTGCCAGGCCGGGTGCGGACCCTGGAA
Proteins encoded in this region:
- a CDS encoding ferredoxin yields the protein MAEVATDQLQVWVDQDLCTGDGLCVQYAPEVFEFDVDGLAYVKGPDGELVQAPGGRVGVPEHLRLEVIDSAKECPGECIHVVRGSDGVEVAGPEAED
- a CDS encoding tRNA (adenine-N1)-methyltransferase, giving the protein MTVTHSAHPASDLPEQKVEPPAVRRGPFQPGDRVQLTDPKGRMHTVTLEPGKEFHTHRGILAHDALIGLPDGSVVTTSGGGTAFLALRPLLSDYVLSMPRGAQVIYPKDAAQIVAMGDIFPGAKVLEAGAGSGALSCSLLRAVGTAGELHSYELRDDFAQIARRNVESFFQGPHPAWQLHVGDVATCRETGFDRIILDMLTPWENLEMVERALLPGGVFIGYVATTPQLSELVEALRERGGWTEPRAWESLVRDWHAEGLAVRPDHRMIAHTAFLVSARKLAPGVTAPPRRRKPSKGTEAYAQRRQALREAEAARQATAVPHEAPAEQTRPDMAQETDRP